A genomic stretch from Eubacterium sulci ATCC 35585 includes:
- a CDS encoding isochorismatase, translating into MNIKDKYLNFYYETIGEIEEPVINPKKTALLLVDLQNEFVLRDFGEALQFKASGEWERWIPFHDRLDDIVIPNNKKLLDFFRANNMAVTYGRIACLRDDGEDRSPVQKSEGWNNMLMPVDSYSAQMIDELAPLKNEIIVNKTTDSVCNGTNYLTLLRFMGIDTVVVTGIVTDQCVACTVRDLADAGLKVICVEDACAAGSQELHDAELKIMNVIYCDVLSTDETINIISKNLQ; encoded by the coding sequence ATGAACATTAAAGACAAGTATCTAAATTTCTATTATGAAACAATTGGTGAAATCGAAGAACCTGTCATCAATCCAAAGAAAACTGCTCTACTTCTTGTAGACCTTCAAAATGAGTTTGTATTAAGAGACTTTGGTGAGGCATTGCAGTTTAAAGCGTCTGGCGAGTGGGAAAGATGGATTCCTTTCCATGATAGATTGGATGACATCGTTATTCCTAATAATAAGAAATTGTTGGATTTCTTTAGAGCTAACAATATGGCTGTTACATATGGTAGAATTGCCTGCCTGCGAGATGATGGTGAAGACAGATCCCCAGTACAAAAATCGGAAGGCTGGAACAATATGTTGATGCCGGTTGATAGTTATTCAGCTCAAATGATAGACGAATTAGCTCCACTAAAAAATGAAATTATTGTAAATAAGACGACAGATAGCGTGTGCAATGGTACCAACTATCTAACGCTATTAAGGTTTATGGGAATTGATACGGTAGTTGTTACGGGCATAGTTACAGACCAGTGTGTTGCTTGCACAGTTAGAGACCTTGCAGATGCGGGGCTAAAGGTAATCTGTGTAGAAGATGCATGTGCAGCAGGAAGTCAGGAACTTCATGATGCAGAACTTAAAATAATGAACGTGATTTACTGTGATGTATTAAGTACTGACGAAACAATTAATATCATCAGCAAGAATCTTCAGTAA
- a CDS encoding amino acid permease: MSDNNSPSGLRKELKLSNMITMAAGGMIAAWMVEIKLWYELSGPGSVFALLTLAILILPLCFIYSEMSSMMPYAGGQNIWVSNALGKNSGFAAFWMIMLLYIMAMPTVAYGIASMMGYIFPITTLQVKILAAAIIIFWFFLTNREIKVLAKLQSILFWSTLIISLSADIYFILSGKWHLSTITPMFTHGVSGWAAAVGLLVMKFVGFDIIPQLSEESDFPKKDLWKAFVGSIGCTVLVYGLAVIAVGGVVSSEWVANTDIVDPRVADICGAHWLGLLIVIMGTGTCITTLSSFWLSASRILYGAAKQHQVTQRFTNLNKFGQPQFANLIVGILSIFFTVFAPDAWINYIYTIYGVAAGAVYLLVTISFLKTRQKHHEWERPFRLKFGKFFGIWSICFCFWVLYVSIKEMNLGAWIVMLVYVLLGLAFWGYMKHMQKADPEGWKPVTISPDTVGHETDVLN; the protein is encoded by the coding sequence ATGTCAGATAATAATAGCCCTAGCGGATTAAGGAAAGAACTGAAATTATCGAATATGATAACGATGGCTGCAGGTGGAATGATTGCAGCATGGATGGTCGAGATAAAACTTTGGTATGAGTTAAGTGGCCCAGGATCTGTGTTTGCCTTACTTACTTTGGCAATTTTGATTTTACCACTCTGCTTTATATATTCAGAAATGTCAAGTATGATGCCTTATGCTGGAGGACAGAATATATGGGTATCGAATGCGCTCGGTAAAAACTCTGGATTTGCAGCATTTTGGATGATAATGCTACTGTATATTATGGCAATGCCTACAGTAGCATATGGTATTGCGAGCATGATGGGATATATATTCCCAATTACTACACTTCAAGTAAAAATACTCGCAGCTGCAATAATAATATTTTGGTTTTTCCTTACGAACAGGGAAATTAAGGTGCTAGCAAAATTACAATCAATATTATTTTGGAGTACTTTAATTATATCTCTGTCCGCAGATATATACTTTATTCTTAGCGGTAAATGGCACCTCTCAACTATAACTCCTATGTTTACCCATGGAGTTTCAGGTTGGGCAGCAGCGGTTGGACTTTTAGTAATGAAATTTGTAGGCTTTGACATCATTCCACAGCTTTCAGAGGAATCCGATTTTCCTAAAAAGGACTTATGGAAGGCATTTGTTGGCTCTATAGGTTGTACAGTTTTAGTTTACGGACTAGCTGTAATAGCAGTTGGTGGTGTTGTGTCTAGTGAATGGGTTGCAAATACAGATATCGTTGATCCTAGAGTCGCAGATATTTGTGGGGCACATTGGTTAGGTCTTTTGATTGTTATTATGGGTACTGGTACATGTATAACTACACTATCATCCTTTTGGCTTAGCGCATCACGTATTCTATACGGTGCAGCAAAACAACACCAAGTAACACAAAGATTCACTAATCTAAACAAATTTGGGCAACCACAGTTCGCAAACTTGATTGTTGGAATCCTATCAATATTCTTTACTGTATTTGCACCAGATGCATGGATCAATTATATCTATACAATATATGGAGTAGCTGCTGGCGCAGTATACTTACTAGTAACAATATCATTCTTAAAGACAAGACAGAAACACCATGAGTGGGAAAGACCTTTCAGATTAAAGTTTGGTAAATTCTTTGGAATATGGTCAATTTGCTTCTGCTTCTGGGTTCTGTATGTATCTATCAAAGAGATGAATCTTGGCGCTTGGATTGTAATGCTAGTATATGTTCTTCTTGGACTTGCATTCTGGGGATATATGAAACATATGCAAAAAGCTGATCCTGAAGGATGGAAACCAGTTACAATATCGCCTGATACAGTAGGGCATGAAACAGACGTATTGAATTAG